The proteins below come from a single Ruegeria sp. SCSIO 43209 genomic window:
- a CDS encoding tetratricopeptide repeat protein, which produces MVSLVRRAALAVILSSSIAFPAVSDTGSGSYLAGRQAIYESDYPAAERYYAQALRADPQNPKLLENVVVARLALGEIERALTVAEVIEENELPSQAARMVIAANLVADGKLDEFLARDPETQGVGPLVDGLMIAWAHMGQGAMTKAMEQFDVVTTQEGLKEFALYHKAMALASVGDFEGAEAILAADDGLVARFSRRAALARAEVLSQLDRNDDALEFLDNVFAAGSDPTIEGYVTRLSDGETLPFTHVRSAQDGMAEVFFTVGAALSAEAAQDYVLLYARVAAFLRPDHIDALLLSAELLDGLEQYDLAVDVYRQVPPDSSDYHAAELGRAEVLSRSDRKEAAAEVLQNLAAQSPDLPGVHVALADLRRQQEDYAAAVTSYDKAIGLTEEGAGGNWFLHYARGISHERLKNWDEAEADFRRALELNPDQPQVLNYLGYSLVERREKLDEALNMIERAVAARPDSGYIVDSLGWVLFRLGRYDEAVDHMERAVELMPVDPVVNDHLGDVYWAVGRGREAEFQWKRALSFIDPEDTDGEADPERIRRKIEVGLDAVLAEEGAEPLKVANEG; this is translated from the coding sequence GTGGTTTCCCTGGTTCGACGCGCGGCTCTGGCCGTGATCCTCAGTTCTTCAATCGCGTTTCCTGCGGTATCGGATACCGGATCGGGGTCGTATCTGGCCGGGCGTCAGGCGATTTATGAGAGCGACTATCCCGCTGCCGAGCGTTACTATGCGCAGGCGCTTCGCGCTGATCCCCAAAATCCGAAACTGCTGGAAAACGTGGTCGTCGCCCGGCTCGCTTTGGGTGAGATTGAGCGGGCCCTGACCGTCGCCGAAGTTATCGAGGAAAATGAACTGCCCAGCCAGGCCGCTCGGATGGTGATCGCCGCCAATCTGGTGGCAGATGGCAAGCTGGATGAATTTCTGGCCCGCGATCCTGAAACGCAAGGGGTTGGACCGCTGGTTGATGGCCTGATGATTGCTTGGGCTCATATGGGGCAAGGCGCCATGACCAAAGCGATGGAACAATTTGACGTTGTTACCACGCAGGAAGGTCTGAAAGAATTTGCACTTTATCACAAGGCCATGGCGCTGGCGTCAGTCGGAGACTTTGAGGGGGCCGAGGCGATCCTTGCCGCAGATGATGGCCTGGTTGCCCGTTTTTCACGCCGGGCTGCGCTGGCGCGTGCCGAAGTGCTGTCGCAGCTGGATCGCAACGACGATGCGCTGGAATTTCTGGATAACGTCTTTGCCGCCGGCAGTGATCCGACCATCGAAGGTTACGTCACCCGGCTGTCTGATGGCGAAACGCTGCCCTTTACCCATGTCCGTTCTGCACAGGATGGCATGGCCGAGGTTTTCTTCACCGTTGGCGCTGCGCTGAGTGCCGAGGCCGCGCAGGATTATGTTCTGCTATATGCCCGGGTCGCGGCCTTTCTGCGGCCTGACCATATTGATGCGCTTTTGCTAAGCGCTGAGTTGTTGGATGGGCTGGAACAATATGATCTGGCGGTTGATGTCTATCGGCAGGTGCCTCCGGACAGCAGCGATTATCATGCCGCCGAGCTGGGGCGCGCCGAGGTCCTAAGTCGCTCTGACAGAAAAGAAGCTGCCGCCGAGGTCCTGCAAAACCTTGCCGCCCAAAGCCCTGATTTGCCCGGTGTGCATGTAGCCCTGGCCGACCTGCGGCGCCAGCAAGAGGATTACGCGGCAGCGGTCACCTCTTACGACAAGGCGATTGGCCTGACGGAAGAGGGTGCAGGCGGAAACTGGTTCCTGCATTATGCCCGCGGGATATCGCATGAACGCCTGAAGAACTGGGACGAGGCCGAGGCCGATTTCCGCCGCGCGCTTGAGTTGAACCCGGACCAACCACAGGTGCTGAACTATCTCGGGTATTCGCTGGTCGAGCGGCGCGAGAAATTGGACGAAGCGTTGAATATGATCGAACGCGCCGTCGCAGCGCGCCCTGACAGCGGCTATATCGTTGACAGCTTGGGCTGGGTGTTGTTCCGCCTGGGCCGGTACGACGAAGCAGTTGACCACATGGAGCGCGCCGTTGAGCTGATGCCGGTCGATCCGGTGGTAAATGACCATCTGGGCGATGTTTACTGGGCCGTAGGTCGTGGGCGTGAAGCCGAGTTCCAGTGGAAACGAGCACTGTCTTTCATTGATCCTGAAGATACCGACGGCGAAGCCGATCCTGAACGCATCCGCCGCAAGATCGAAGTCGGATTGGATGCTGTTCTGGCCGAGGAAGGTGCCGAACCCCTGAAGGTCGCCAATGAAGGCTGA
- a CDS encoding 4-(cytidine 5'-diphospho)-2-C-methyl-D-erythritol kinase yields the protein MKAEAFAPAKINLTLHVTGQRADGYHLLDSLVAFADVGDQLSLISGPELSLSVTGEFSDGVPTDDRNLVWQAAEAAGWTGRIHLNKQLPHGGGVGGGSSDAAALLRTATKGGEWPDSVPLSLGADVPVCIHAAAARMRGIGEQIEPMALPPLPALLVNPGIEVSTGPVFSALHSRDNAPMPAEIPAFKTPEDCATWLQVQRNDLEAPAISVALGIAEVIAALEDTRDALMVRMSGSGSTCFALYPTLKAAHFAAYEIGAAQPGWWYRATTLS from the coding sequence ATGAAGGCTGAGGCATTTGCCCCCGCCAAGATCAACCTGACCCTGCATGTGACCGGCCAACGCGCGGATGGCTATCATCTGCTTGATTCGTTGGTTGCCTTTGCCGATGTTGGGGATCAGTTGAGCCTCATTTCCGGCCCCGAGCTGTCTCTGTCGGTCACGGGTGAGTTTTCGGATGGCGTACCGACCGATGATCGCAATCTGGTCTGGCAGGCCGCCGAGGCCGCAGGCTGGACCGGTCGCATTCATCTGAACAAACAACTGCCGCACGGTGGCGGTGTCGGGGGCGGCTCCTCGGATGCTGCGGCGCTATTGCGCACTGCGACGAAGGGGGGAGAGTGGCCCGATAGCGTGCCGCTGTCGCTTGGCGCGGATGTCCCGGTATGCATACATGCTGCTGCAGCGCGTATGCGCGGGATTGGTGAACAGATTGAGCCGATGGCGTTGCCGCCCCTCCCGGCGCTTTTGGTCAATCCGGGTATTGAAGTTTCCACCGGCCCGGTGTTTTCCGCTTTGCACAGCAGAGACAACGCACCGATGCCTGCTGAGATCCCTGCATTCAAAACACCGGAAGACTGCGCCACGTGGTTGCAGGTTCAGCGGAATGATTTAGAGGCACCTGCAATATCTGTAGCGCTGGGCATTGCGGAGGTCATAGCGGCGTTGGAAGACACCCGAGACGCGTTGATGGTTCGTATGTCGGGTTCAGGCTCAACCTGTTTCGCACTTTATCCAACGCTCAAAGCAGCCCATTTTGCCGCCTATGAGATCGGCGCGGCCCAACCCGGCTGGTGGTACCGCGCAACGACGCTCAGTTAA
- a CDS encoding polyprenyl synthetase family protein produces MNVSTISKPHERLAEMLAGEMAAVNTLIRTRMASEHAPRIPEVTAHLVEAGGKRLRPMLTLAAAQLFGYSGDHHVKLAATVEFIHTATLLHDDVVDESGQRRGRPTANLLWDNKSSVLVGDYLFSRSFQLMVETGSLRVLDILANASATIAEGEVLQMTAATDLGTDEGVYLQVVRGKTAALFSAATEVGGVIAGATEAQVKALYDYGDALGIAFQIADDLLDYQGDSVATGKNIGDDFRERKLTLPVIKAVAQATAEEHAFWERTIGRGRQEEGDLDHALSLMAKYSTLDATRADAFGWAAKAKAALAPLPDHEIRTLLGDLADYVVSRLN; encoded by the coding sequence ATGAACGTCAGCACGATCTCGAAACCGCATGAGCGTCTGGCAGAGATGCTTGCGGGCGAAATGGCAGCAGTAAATACGCTGATTCGGACGCGTATGGCGTCGGAACATGCCCCGCGCATTCCCGAAGTGACCGCGCACCTGGTCGAGGCGGGCGGTAAGCGTCTGCGCCCGATGCTGACCCTGGCGGCGGCGCAGCTGTTCGGCTATTCAGGCGACCATCACGTCAAGCTGGCTGCAACGGTCGAGTTCATTCATACCGCAACCCTGCTGCATGACGATGTCGTCGATGAAAGCGGGCAGCGGCGCGGGCGACCGACGGCAAACCTACTATGGGACAATAAATCCAGTGTTCTGGTTGGCGATTACCTGTTTTCCCGCAGCTTTCAGTTGATGGTCGAAACCGGTTCGTTGCGGGTTCTGGATATCCTTGCAAATGCATCGGCCACAATCGCCGAAGGCGAGGTGCTGCAGATGACAGCGGCCACCGATCTGGGCACGGATGAAGGTGTCTACCTGCAGGTTGTACGCGGCAAAACGGCGGCGCTGTTTTCTGCCGCAACCGAAGTGGGTGGTGTGATCGCAGGCGCGACTGAGGCTCAGGTCAAGGCGCTGTATGACTATGGCGACGCGCTTGGAATCGCGTTCCAGATCGCTGATGATCTTCTGGATTATCAAGGCGATAGTGTGGCCACAGGCAAAAACATCGGCGACGACTTCCGTGAACGCAAATTGACCCTGCCAGTGATCAAAGCCGTGGCTCAGGCAACTGCCGAGGAACACGCGTTTTGGGAACGGACGATCGGTCGCGGGCGGCAGGAAGAGGGTGATCTGGATCACGCTTTGTCGCTGATGGCCAAATACAGCACGCTGGATGCAACCCGCGCGGATGCGTTTGGTTGGGCGGCCAAGGCCAAGGCTGCGCTGGCGCCTCTTCCGGATCACGAAATCCGCACCCTGTTAGGCGATCTGGCAGACTACGTCGTATCGCGCCTTAACTGA
- a CDS encoding DUF2007 domain-containing protein: protein MKELLRSTDPTILAFATALLEGEDIDCFQMDVNMSILEGGIGIFPRRLMVRADDLTRAERVMRDNEIPLGR, encoded by the coding sequence ATGAAAGAACTATTGCGCAGCACCGATCCGACAATCCTAGCCTTTGCAACGGCTCTCCTTGAGGGCGAGGATATAGACTGCTTTCAGATGGACGTAAATATGAGCATCCTAGAAGGCGGCATCGGAATCTTTCCCCGTCGCCTGATGGTGCGGGCAGATGATCTGACTCGCGCCGAACGGGTCATGCGCGATAACGAGATCCCGCTGGGGCGATGA
- a CDS encoding tRNA1(Val) (adenine(37)-N6)-methyltransferase produces the protein MSSFSDSDLTCNDFLGGRVRLWQPRSGYRAGVDPVLLAASVPAQAGQSVLELGCGAGAAIQCLMARVPHLKATGVELQAGYADLARRNSEQNAAITVVEADLNALPNDLRQEQFDHVIANPPYYRAGAHSPATDAGRQIALGEDTPLKDWISVAARRLAPRGYLHMIQRADRLPDMLAGCAGRLGSIQVLPLAPRADRASELVILRARKGGRAAFRLHAPLILHLGDRHVEDGESYTPKVSAVLRDRADLTGHFA, from the coding sequence ATGAGCAGCTTTTCCGACAGTGATCTGACCTGCAATGATTTTCTGGGCGGGCGTGTGCGTCTGTGGCAGCCGCGCTCAGGATATCGTGCAGGGGTCGATCCGGTCTTACTGGCGGCATCGGTCCCGGCACAAGCTGGCCAGTCGGTGCTGGAATTGGGCTGCGGGGCAGGGGCTGCTATTCAGTGCCTAATGGCGCGAGTGCCGCACCTGAAGGCAACTGGGGTTGAACTGCAGGCTGGCTATGCAGATCTGGCCCGCCGCAATTCGGAACAAAACGCAGCGATCACCGTGGTTGAGGCGGATTTGAACGCACTACCGAATGATCTGCGACAAGAACAGTTCGATCATGTGATCGCCAATCCGCCCTACTACCGGGCAGGCGCGCACAGCCCTGCCACCGACGCGGGTCGGCAGATCGCACTAGGTGAAGACACGCCGCTTAAGGACTGGATCAGTGTCGCCGCTCGACGTCTGGCGCCGCGCGGTTATCTTCACATGATCCAGAGGGCAGACCGGCTGCCCGATATGCTTGCGGGGTGCGCGGGCCGCTTGGGCTCGATTCAGGTGCTACCTCTGGCCCCTCGTGCGGATCGCGCGTCCGAGCTGGTGATTTTGCGTGCCAGAAAGGGCGGGCGCGCCGCATTTCGGCTACACGCACCGCTGATTCTGCACCTCGGTGACCGGCACGTAGAAGACGGCGAAAGCTATACCCCAAAGGTTTCGGCGGTGTTGCGCGATCGGGCGGATTTGACCGGGCACTTTGCCTGA
- a CDS encoding YdcH family protein, with the protein MSVSAHLTELKKKHEILGLEVEEAQRSPGIDDLHIAQLKKQKLKLKEEIERLST; encoded by the coding sequence ATGAGCGTGAGCGCACATCTGACGGAGTTGAAGAAAAAACACGAAATTCTCGGTCTTGAAGTGGAAGAAGCGCAACGCTCACCTGGTATTGACGATCTCCATATCGCACAGCTGAAGAAGCAAAAGCTGAAGCTAAAAGAAGAGATCGAGCGCCTGTCGACCTAA
- a CDS encoding DMT family transporter: MSRMGATAVGFVAVLLWSLLALFTVGSAPTPPLLLNAICFTIGGTLGLIWTMSSGGLGQLRQVAWTTYLFGAIGLFGYHALYFSALRMAPAAEAGLIAYLWPLLIVLLSGLLPGEHLKPGHLIGACLGFAGAAVIITGGGSAGFQIQHLPGYGLALLCALTWSSYSVLSRRLGDVPTSSVAVFCVLTAIASWGLHFAVEETIWPQGAFGWASTLALGLGPVGLAFYVWDIGVKRGDIQVLGTASYAAPLLSTLVLVLAGIAAPSWGLAIAALFVTGGAAIAARASLKA; this comes from the coding sequence ATGAGCAGAATGGGCGCGACCGCAGTCGGCTTTGTCGCGGTTTTGCTGTGGTCTCTTCTGGCGCTGTTCACTGTGGGCTCGGCCCCGACGCCGCCTTTGTTGTTGAACGCGATCTGTTTTACCATCGGCGGCACGTTGGGCCTGATCTGGACCATGTCGAGCGGTGGGCTGGGGCAACTGCGCCAAGTCGCGTGGACGACATATTTGTTTGGCGCGATTGGTCTTTTTGGCTACCACGCGCTGTATTTTTCCGCCTTACGCATGGCCCCCGCGGCCGAGGCCGGGCTGATCGCCTATCTCTGGCCCTTACTGATCGTTCTTCTGTCAGGCCTGCTGCCCGGAGAGCATCTGAAACCGGGCCACCTTATCGGAGCCTGCCTTGGCTTTGCCGGAGCCGCCGTCATCATCACCGGTGGAGGCAGCGCTGGCTTCCAGATTCAACACTTGCCCGGTTACGGGCTGGCTTTGCTCTGCGCGCTGACATGGTCCAGCTATTCAGTACTGTCGCGTCGGCTGGGCGATGTGCCCACAAGCTCGGTCGCGGTGTTCTGCGTCCTGACGGCCATCGCCTCATGGGGCCTGCATTTCGCGGTGGAAGAAACGATCTGGCCGCAAGGCGCATTCGGCTGGGCCTCGACCCTTGCGCTCGGCCTCGGGCCTGTGGGGCTGGCATTCTATGTCTGGGATATCGGGGTCAAGCGCGGAGACATTCAAGTCCTGGGCACCGCCTCATACGCGGCACCTTTGTTATCGACGCTTGTGTTGGTTCTGGCCGGGATCGCCGCCCCGTCCTGGGGTCTGGCGATCGCGGCCTTGTTTGTCACCGGTGGCGCTGCCATCGCGGCCCGCGCCAGCCTGAAGGCCTAG
- a CDS encoding transcriptional regulator GcvA, with protein MTDRLPPLTALRAFDAAARHMSFAKAAEELNVTPAALSFQIKSLEEHLGHPLFRRLNRAVKLTEAGRTLAPGTADGFAALQAAWQATRRLQDETSLTVTAGPALTAKWLAPRLYEFARANPGIDLKFSATLRNMDLERDDVDVAIRFGYGPDEGLYSVPVRKEWLTPVMTPELAEQFPTPASLREAPLIHDDSISFLKPRCDWPAWFRAVGLDFTPTHGAHFSNADHAIDAAVAGVGVVLGRRAMILKDLTEGRLVAPFKVALETAGRFRFLCLQGAEKRPQIAAFRDWFISEIEKTAHISDEFEIIPVEKVAGE; from the coding sequence GACCCCTGCCGCCCTGTCCTTTCAAATCAAGTCGTTAGAGGAGCATCTGGGCCACCCCTTGTTTCGCCGTCTCAATCGCGCCGTCAAACTGACCGAAGCCGGGCGTACATTAGCCCCCGGAACCGCGGATGGCTTTGCCGCCCTGCAAGCCGCGTGGCAAGCGACGCGGAGGCTGCAGGATGAAACCAGCCTGACGGTTACAGCAGGCCCTGCCCTGACAGCGAAATGGCTGGCGCCGCGCCTTTATGAGTTCGCCCGTGCAAATCCGGGGATTGACCTGAAATTCTCGGCCACTCTGCGCAACATGGACCTTGAACGCGATGACGTCGACGTGGCGATCCGCTTCGGCTATGGGCCGGATGAGGGGCTCTATTCCGTTCCCGTCCGCAAGGAATGGCTGACACCGGTGATGACCCCGGAACTAGCCGAGCAATTCCCCACGCCTGCGTCGTTGCGCGAGGCCCCTCTGATCCATGACGATTCGATCAGTTTCCTCAAGCCGCGTTGCGACTGGCCCGCGTGGTTCCGTGCGGTTGGATTGGATTTCACTCCGACCCATGGGGCGCATTTTTCGAACGCCGATCACGCCATCGACGCTGCCGTGGCCGGGGTGGGCGTGGTTCTGGGGCGGCGCGCCATGATCCTGAAAGACCTGACCGAAGGGCGACTGGTCGCGCCGTTCAAAGTGGCACTGGAGACCGCCGGGCGATTTCGTTTCCTCTGCCTGCAAGGGGCAGAGAAGCGACCGCAGATCGCAGCGTTCCGCGACTGGTTCATATCCGAGATTGAAAAGACTGCGCATATATCGGATGAGTTTGAAATCATCCCTGTTGAGAAGGTAGCTGGTGAATGA